The sequence GGCGAAACTTGGAATACCGGCACAAAGGCACGCGAGAGGCGCTCGGCGGAACGATCCCCGGCAATCCCGAATCCCGCGACGACAATCAGCAGGATTGCCGCTCGCAAAGCCCAGCGGTCCAACTTCGGCCACTCGCTACGAGGCAAACCCACCCTGAGGCCGCGCATAGTCGCCGCCAAACGTCGCTGGTGGACGCCCCAGAGGGCGAGCGCCTCCGCATCGGTTGCAGCTGGGCGATCGGAAAGGGCCGAGAGCGGACGGTGACGAAAGCCGCTCGCGCGCTCGAGACGCCGCTCTGCCTCAGACTGCTGCGGCCAGCGGAACCGCCTGACCGAGATGACGGCAAAAACCGATACTGCAACTCCGAACAGCGCGAGGATGCCGGCATGCCACCAGCCATCCAGAAACTGCGGAACATCGAAAAGGGCAAAAGCAGCGAAAATGCCAACCACGAGCGGGAGGGGCCAAACCGCGGACCAAGCTCTCTCGCACACCAGCGCCCACCACGCCGACCGAAGTTTACGGCTCAGCCGGGGATGCGACTGGTTCGCCGGATCGGTCCGGTCGCCGGGCGGGCTGCCGTCGCTCATCCGAGCCCTCCTGCCGTCACTTTCCTACCCGTTGAAAGGTGCTCTCACCCAGTCCGGGATAGCATCCTGAGAGAGCATATCGTCGAAAGTTGGGCGGCGGCGGACAACGGACCAGATCGCTTCACACGCCAAAACTTCCGGAACGAGAAGCCGGCTGTTGTATTCCGACGACATTGCCGCGCCATAGGCGCCTGCTGCCCCGAACGCGACCAAGTCTCCCTCGCGCAATCTCGGAAGCTCTCGCTGTGCGGCGAACATGTCGGTCGACTCGCATATCGGTCCCACCACGTCGACCGTCTCCCTCGGAGAATCCGGTTCAGGGGCCACCACCGGAACAATCGGATGCCACGCATCATACATCGCGGGTCGAACGAGATCGTTCATGGCGGCATCCAGCACGATGAAAGTTCGGTCGACGGTACGCTTAACTCTGACGACGCGCGCAAGAAGAACACCAGCCGGTCCGGCAATTCGTCGACCCGGCTCGACGACCACTTCGCACTGTAGGTCGCGAACGGCCTCGGCTATGACACCCACATAATCCGCCACCCTAGGCGGCGCCTCGTCGCGGTAGGTGATCCCCAATCCGCCGCCAAAGTCGATCCGCCGGATCGCTACACCATCTTCGCGCAACGAACGGGCCATTTCGACGACCCGCGCGAAGGCGGCCCGGTAGGGCGATAAACTCGTGATCTGCGAACCAATGTGAACGGCGATACCAACAACCTCGATACCCGGCATCGCAGCGGCCTGCTGATAGATCGCCGGCGCGGCGTTCCAGTCGATCCCGAACTTATCGTGCTTCCGCCCCGTCGAGATCTTGTCGTGTGTATCGGCGGCAACGTCGGGATTGACCCTGAGCGCCACTGGAGCCCGCCGGTCCATTCCGATCGCGACTTCATTGAGGGTCGCTAGTTCCTCCACCGACTCGACGTTGAGCTGCATGATGCCACGATCGAGTGCGAAGGCCATTTCGGCAGGGGTTTTGCCGACGCCGGAGAAGATGATCCGGTCCGCTGGCACGCCCGCTGCCAGCGCACGCCGGAGTTCACCTTCCGAAACCACGTCCGCGCCGGCCCCGAGAGCGGCCAAACTCCGCACCACGGCCAGGTTCCCGTTGGCCTTCAGGGCGTAGCAGACCAGTGCGTTTGGCAGCCCATTGCGAGCAAACGCGTCGGCATAAGCTCTATAGCCATCGGCGAGCGTAGCCGACGAATAGCAATAGACCGGCGTACCGACGGCCGCAGCGATGCTGGTGAGCGGGACGCCGTCGATCGACAGGATGCCGTCTATGTAATCGATGTGGCTCATCGGGCCGGATACGTTCTGGGGTATTCGGACTCACGACCTTCCGGTAGTTCGAGCTCACCGCGCTTTCCACAAGCCCCGACCGAGACCGCGGTCACAATCAGGATCGCCATTGCAAGCACCGTCCGACCGCCGCGCTTCATAGGAAGCGCTCCCGCGCAGCAACGAGGGCTTCTCTAATCCGCTCCGGTGAGGTACCGCCGAAGCTCGTGCGCGAGGCGACCGACTGGTCGATCCCCAGGACCTCAAAGACCGCAGAGGTGATTGCAGGCTCGACCTTGCGCATGTCCTCCAGAGAGAGGGCATCCAGGGCGCAACCGCGATCCTCGGCCATCTTCACAATCGTGCCCGTCACGTGATGCGCTCGGCGAAATGGCAGACCGAGAGTGCGCACAAGCCAATCCGCCAAATCGGTCGCAGTGATGAAGCCCTCGTTCGCCGCGGCTCGCATACGATCGGGCCGAGCCTGAAGGTCCGCAACCATCCCGGTCGTCGCTGCAATCGCGAGCATCAACGCGTCGGCCGCGATGAATGTCGGCTCCTTATCTTCCTGCATATCCTTGGCATATGCCAAAGGCAGCCCTTTCATCACCACGAGGAGCCCCGTCATTGCGCCCAGCAGACGACCACTTTTGGCTCGTACGAGTTCGGCGGCATCCGGATTGCGCTTCTGAGGCATGATGGAACTGCCGGTAGTGAAGGCATCCGACAGGCTGACGAAGCCGAATCTGTCGGTACACCAGATGACGATCTCCTCGGCCAGGCGGGAGAGGTGCATCGCGCAAATGGCGCCAGCTGCGAGGAACTCCACGGCGAAATCCCGGGCCGATACGGCATCGATAGAATTCGCCATCGGGCGGTCGAAGCCGAGCGTCGCCGCCGTCATGTGGCGGTCGATCGGAAACGACGTGCCAGCCAGAGCAGCCGCGCCAAGAGGACACTCGTTGAGACGTCGCCGACAGTCGACAAACCGACCGCGGTCGCGACCCAGCATCTCGACATAGGCGAGGAGATGGTGCCCAAACGTCACCGGCTGCGCGTTCTGCAAATGCGTGAAGCCAGGCATGACGGTATCGGCGTGACGCTCCACCTGGTCCAGCAATGCTGCCTGCAGGGCCCGTAGCGCACTGTCGATGGCGTCGATTTCGTCCCGCACCCAGAGCCTGAAATCCGTCGCGACCTGATCGTTGCGGGACCGCGCCGTGTGCAGCCGACCCGCCGCCGGCCCAACCAATTCAGCAAGCCGCGCCTCGATGTTCATGTGTATGTCTTCGAGCTCCCGCCGGAACGAGAACTGGCCGGCCCGCAACTCTTCGCGCACACGCGTCAACCCGTCGCTGATCGCAGCACCGTCTTCCGCTGGAATGACGCCGCATTCGACCAACATGGAGCAGTGCGCGAGCGAGCCCGCGATGTCCTGCTCGTAGAGGCGTCGGTCCACGTCGATCGACACATTGATCGCGGCCATGATGTCCGCGGGCCCTTGCGCGAAACGCCCACCCCACATGACATTGGCGGCGCCGTCCTCCGTACTCATCCTCGGGCCCTTCAGCAATGCGTAAGCTACTCGGAATCTGCAGCACGGTCGGCGTGGCTGCAGTCGCGGCGATTGTGCTGGTATTTTCACGTACCGCAAGCGGACCTTCCGGCACGCCGCCGCTCGACGGCGCCGTAAGTGGATTCTCTCTGGCGGCAGAGGCGACAGCGGCGCCCAACGTAAACTTCACCGATGCCGATGGCGCCCAGTTGAGCCTCCGCGACTTCAAGGGCAAGGTCGTCCTGCTGAACCTCTGGGCCACGTGGTGCGCCCCCTGTGTCAAGGAATTGCCTGATCTGGACCGCCTCCAGGCGTCCCTGGGCGGTCGCGATTTCCAGGTCGTAGCCCTCTCCTCCGACAGGAACGGCGCCGAGAAAGTTCCACCATTTCTGAAGGAACTTCGCATCGCCAACCTCAGGCCATTTCTGGATCCTGACTCCGTCGCCACCCGAGCCTTCTCGCCGCGCGGCCTGCCGACGACGGTGCTGATCGACGCGGCCGGGCGCGAAGTCGGGCGCCTGGAGGGTGCGGCAGAGTGGGACTCACCGGAGGCGCGAGATCTGATAGGCTTCTACATCGACGGTAGCGGCTGATGGATAGGGAATACGATTGTGACGAGACCCATCAGAGGCCTTGACCATGTCATCATCGGCGTCCACGACCTGGAGGGCGCCAGGGCTGATTGGATGCGCCTTGGGTTCGTCACGGCGCCGCGCGGCGACCATGTCGGCAAGGCGACGTCCAACTACTGCATCATGTTTCCAGATACCTATCTGGAGCTTCTCGGGATTCTGCGGCCCGAGATGGAGGATGCAAACGGCCTAGGCGCTGCGCTACTGACGCGCGGCGAAGGGCTGCAGCGACTGGCATTGGGCACTTCGGACGCAGACGCGGCTCGCGCAGATCTCGAAGCTGCCGGCTTGCATCCGCAGGGCCCGTTTGACCTCTCACGGCCCTCGGATGAGCCAAAGGGTGTTGTCCGCTTTCGGAACCTCATGCTGCCCAAGTCGGATACTGCGGACCTCGGGATGTTCTTATGCGGCCATAAGACCCCAGAACTCATGCGGACGCCGGACTGGGTAGCGCACCCCAATGGTGCATGCGCTTTCGTCGGAATAACGGCCCTGGTCCGTGACCCTGCGGTCACCGCTGCCGAGTTGGGCCGTATCTTCGGAGCGCCTGCCGTAGGCGAGACCGCCTACGGCCACCGAATCAATACGGGCAACGGCGTGATCCGGCTGACAACCTTCGATGCCTTCTCAGTTGCCCATCCCGGTGCATCTGCCCCGATGGATATCGAGCTGCCGGTCTGGTACGCGCTCACCCTCGCGGTGACGTCCACGCAAACTACGGCAGACCTTCTTGCGCGGAACGGCGTTCCATTCGAGCGGGTCGACGAGGGACTTCGGGTTCTGCCGTCCTCGGCACGCGGTGTACTGCTGGAGTTCACAAGCGCTTGAGAGAGTGGCCGAGGGGGTTGCGCCATGAGGCACGACCGCGGGTGCACGAGCATTCTGTCCTTGACTGGGATCCGGCCAGACGACTCCAGTGCTTTCGACGCAGCTTCGGGAAGCGAGGCCGAACCCCGCCGCACACGCACGTCAGGTCGGAATTGGCCATCTCGATATAACGCAGCGGATCCAGGGTTGAGCTGTCACCACCTTGCGGATACCAAGAAGCCGCCGCTAGCTTGGTGGCCATCGGTAAAAGGAGGTCGCGATGGCGTTACACGCCCAAGCCGCGTCGGCACGCCATTCAAGGCTAGCGACGCTACTGCGGGAGGCGGGTTCAGCCTACGACGTCGCAGCCGCCCTCGAGATGATCGCGGGCCTCGCCGCAAGTCCGGAGACAGGCACGGCCGGCGATGACCACTGCTGGATATCGCTCATCGCGCCGGAGCCCACGCCGGAAGTGACGGCAGCGCTTCGCTCGTTGAAGCGCGAGGTGGCCGCGACGATGCCAACGGTTCGCGACCCACACGCCGTAGAGGCGCGCTTGTCGTCGCTTCGGGCGGAACTGGACCGCCGCGGACTCGATGGGTTCATCGTTCCTCGGGCGGATCAGCATCAGAGCGAGTACGTGCCGTTGAATGCCCAACGCCTGTTGTGGCTGACAGGTTTCACAGGCTCCGCCGGAGTGGCCATCGTGCTCCGGGACAAGGCGGCGATATTTGTCGACGGACGCTACACACTCCAGGTCTCCAGCCAAGTACCGGTTGCCCTGTTCGAACCGCACCACATTACCGACAGCCCTCCCCATGACTGGCTCGCCGCCGAGTTGCTCAAGGGGGCTATCATCGGCTTCGATCCTTGGCTTCACACCGAAGCGGAAGTAGCTCGACTAGGAACTGCCTGTGACAGGGCTGGCGGAACGCTGCAGCCATGCATAGACAACCCGTTAGACGCCGTCTGGACGAATCGACCACCGCCTCCGCTGGCGCCCGTCGTACCGCATGCGCTCGAATATGCTGGGCGTACCGCGTCCGAGAAGCGTGCCGACATCGGCGGGAGGTTGCGCGAGCAGGGCTGTCACGCTGCAGTGCTCTCAGCGCCCGACTCTATTGCCTGGCTTCTCAACATCCGGGGCGGCGACGTTCCGCACACGCCGCTGGCCCTTTCGTTTGCGGTCATCCGCGACGATGGCAGCGTAGAATTGTTTATCGACCGGCGTAAGGTTTGTGCCGATACGCTGTCGCATTTGAGCAATGGCGTCTCGGTGTGCCCGCCCGATAGATTTGACCTCGCACTTCACGCCCTAGGTGAGGCCTCGTCCAGGGTTTTGGTTGATCCGGCCGTCACAGCTCAGGCAATCATGGAATCGCTGACAAGTGCGGGCGCCACACTCCTGCGAGGTCAGGACCCCTGTGCACTCCCGAAGGCGCGCAAGAACGCGATAGAGATTCGAGGAGCGCGCGCTGCTCACCAGCGCGATTCGGTTGCAATATGCCGCTTCCTCGCCTGGCTGGCTCGAATGGCCGCCGGCAACGTGACCGAGATGCAGGCAGAGGAGACGCTCCTCGCCTACCGCGCCGAGATCCCTTTGTTCCGGGATGTCAGCTTTCCGACGATCTCCGGCTCCGGACCCAACGGCGCGATCGTCCACTACCGATCGACACCAGAGACGAATCGCCTCCTCCAGAACGGCGACCTCTATCTCGTCGACTCGGGAGCACAATTCCTGGATGGTACCACCGATATTACCCGGACCGTGGCAATCGGCACTCCCTCCGCCGAGCAGCGCGAGGCCTTTACTCGCGTGCTCAAGGGCCACATCGCCCTTGCAACCGCGCGCTTCCCGCAGGGCACGTCTGGGTCTCAGCTCGATGCCTTGGCGCGGCTGCACCTTTGGCAGGCCGGCATGGACTTTGACCACGGAACCGGCCACGGCATCGGCAGCTACCTGGGGGTCCATGAAGGTCCACAGCGCATTTCGAAGGCACCGAACACTGTGGCTCTCGACCCCGGGATGATCGTGTCGAACGAACCGGGCTACTACCGAGCCGGCGCTTGGGGTATCAGAACGGAGAACCTGTTGCTCGTGACCTCCTGCGAAGCGCTCGCTGGAGCAGAGCGGCAGATGCTCTCATTCGAGACGCTTACGCTTGCTCCCATCGACCGCGCATTGATCGATACCGGCCTTCTGACGGTCGCCGAACGGGATTGGATCGACGCCTACCATGCAAGGGTGCAGAAGTCGGTAATGGGGGCTCTCGACGAAGCCGATCAAACTTGGCTCGCAACCGCGACCGCGCCGTTGCCCTAGATCGCTCAGTGCGAGGCGCAGAGTCCCGGCCGCCTGCTTGCTCCGTTGGCGTCTTGCTTCCGCAACGTTTCCTGAACAGCCTTGCGGATGTCGGCGAGGCTGAACGGCTTCGAGATGACGCGGTGCACCAGCGCATCGAGATTATGCGCCCGCTGCCGTTCGGCGGCATAGCCCGACATCAGGAGAATGCGCATGTCTGGCCATTCGGAGCCGGCCTTCAGCGCCAGCGCAATCCCGTCGAGACCGGGCATGACGATATCGGTAAGCAACAGATCGTAGCGATCCTGGCCAAGCCGATCGAGCGCTTCGAGGCCGTCCTCAGCCACGGTGACGGCATGCCCGTCCATGGCGAGCGCACGCGACACAAACTCGCGCACCCCCGCCTCGTCCTCAGCGATGATGATATTCGCCATCTCAGGATCTCCCGCAGCCATGCTGCGACCGGCGGAGCGTTTACACGTACCGCGACGTTACCGGTAGAATGTCGCCATTGTTGCCGGCCCTTAGTTAATGCGCCGTTAACCGGGATCCCGATGGTCGGGCTCAATCGGACCGACAAAGATCGCAGCCTCTACAGCCTCAGCCGGCACGCCGACGAGTTCGCCGCTAATCTTCACGCCTTCGCCAGATCCGACCCTCTCCGGGCGGGGGAATCCGCCATCTGGACGCATGGGAATCGCCGCGAGGTCAGAGCCCGCCGAATCCCTTAGAACCAACCGGACTTCCGGAAAGGACAGGCTCCCGGGGGAGATGTTCGTTAGTCGACCTTCGACCAGCAGCAACTTGCCGGCCTCTTCCCAGGAGACCCGGGTTTCACGCATATCGAAGGCCGGTTGTGGCGCCGACGACGGGAAGCCCAAGGCGGCGTACAGGCGTTCGCTCTTTGGCCACGTATCGACAACTTGGCGATGCCCCAACCACCCCCCAACGCCGATCGACGCGATAAACATCCCCAAGAGGAGCCATCCCGCCGACACCCCACGATCCGACATCTGCCAGAAGGGTGGATCCGACCGTATCTCGGGCCATTCGACCCGTTGCTCGCGCCCCGAATCTTCGGCCGGCTGCTCCGGGATCGCCGGCACATCGACGGTTTCCGTCATCGAAGCTTGCTCTTCGGCCGCTTCGGAAACCGGATCCTGCCACCAGTTCTCGCCGCACTTGGCGCATCGCACGCGCCGACCCGCCGGGCCGAGGGCGCTGTCTCCGATCTGGAATCGGGTGGAGCAGCTAGGACAGGTGATTATCATGGCGATGCGGGTTAGTTTCGCGGCGGCTCACCGGCACGAACCCTTCGCTCCGGTTAGCCTCGGCAAGCTATACGGATCGCTAGAGGGCGTCGAGTAAGTGGTGCGAGGATTCTTCGGACCAGGCAAGAGCAAAGCGAGGACGGCCGATGTGCCGGTCGTCGACCTGTCCGGCGTCAGGCTCCGATACGGCAATGGTCCCGAGATCCTGCGCGGCACGGACCTCGTCCTGACCCGCGGCAGTTTCCACTTTCTCACTGGGAGCAGTGGCGCAGGCAAATCGTCGCTCCTTGGCTTGCTGTACCTGACCATGCATCCGACCGCGGGCGCCGTAAGGCTGTTCGGCGTAGATATCGGAACGGAGCCGCGGCGGCGCCTGCCCGATGTCCGGCGACGGATTGGGGTCGTCTTCCAGGACTTCCGGCTGCTCGCCCATTTGTCTGCCTTCGATAACGTCGCCCTACCGCTCCGGATCGTTGGCACACGCGAGGACCAAGTCCGCGCGAACGTCCGCGAGTTGCTGGCGTGGGTAGGCCTCGGCGACCACCTACAAGCCCTGCCTTCGACCCTTTCCGGAGGCCAGCAACAACGACTGGCGATTGCGCGTGCGGTGATCGCACAACCAGATCTACTCATTGCCGACGAGCCCACTGGCAGCGTGGACGATTCGAGCGCCTATCGGCTCATGCGCCTCTTCGATGAGCTTCATAAAATGGGAACAACTGTGCTGATCGCGACCCATAACCGGGCGCTTGTTCAGGCGTTCGGCCACCCGGAGCTGCATCTGGAAAATGGCGTCCTCAAGCTCGCTTCAATGAATGAGCACGGGTGATGCCGCTTCGCCCGACACGCGCACTTCCCATGCCGCGAGATGCGGCCAGCCGGTTCCTCCCATGGATCGTCGCGCTAATGGTGTTTCTCGCCGCGCTTGCTCTCGCAGCCGTCATGCTGCTGGGATCATCGCTGCACCGCTGGCAAGCGGATTTGTCCGGCACGGTGACGGTACAGGTCCCGCCTCTGAAGGAGTCGGCACATACGGATGCTGCGGTGGCAGAGCTTGTCAAGTTCCTAAGGTTGACGCCAGGCGTGGAGGCTGCCCAGGCGCTGACGCAAGATCGTTTGGCGGCCCTTTTGGCACCATGGCTCGGAGAGACGGCTGAGGTCGGTGAACTGCCGATGCCGAGGCTGATTGACGTCCGTCTGCGAACGGGCGCGTTGGTTGACCTTTCGGCGGTGGGTGCCAAGATCGCCGACATTGCGCCTGGTGCCGTTATCGACGACCACCAAGTTTGGCTGGCGCGACTCGTGCGATACGCAAGAGCCCTCGAGACGACGGGCATCGTCGTTCTTGGACTCGTCTCTGCTGTCTGGGTGGTGACGGTGCTGTTTGTCACCCTGACGCGCATGTCCATCCATAGAACCGTGATCGCGCTCCTTCATCTCATGGGCGCCACGGATGGCTACATCGCGCGCCAGTTCCAGAGACACGCTCTCATATTTGGCCTTGGCGGCGGGTTCATCGGGGTCCTGATGGCCGCAGTTGCACTGCTTGCGCTCGATCAAGCCGCCGCCGACCTCGCGACACCAATCTTACCGGTGCCTCGTCTTTCGCTGGGACAGTGGGGTGCGCTCGCCGCACTGCCGATCGTAACTGCTGTGGTCGCCATGCTCACCGCTCGACTGACCGTTCTCGTGCAACTGAAACGCATGCCGTGAGACAATCGATCAGGTTCCTGCGCTTTCCTCTGATCGCGGCGGCGGTTTGCGCCAGTGGCCTCGTCATAGGGTTCCTCATCTTTGTATCGAACCTTCCACGTGAAGTGGAAAATCCGGACCGGCACACGGACGCGATCGTCGTTCTGACCGGTGGAAGCGACAGAGTCGCGACGGGAATCAAGCTGCTGGAACGCGGCCTCGGCAAGCATCTCTTGATTTCCGGCGTTCCCGACGAGGTCGCTCTTCGCGATCTGACCATGCAGGTCCCGAG is a genomic window of Constrictibacter sp. MBR-5 containing:
- the lysA gene encoding diaminopimelate decarboxylase, giving the protein MSHIDYIDGILSIDGVPLTSIAAAVGTPVYCYSSATLADGYRAYADAFARNGLPNALVCYALKANGNLAVVRSLAALGAGADVVSEGELRRALAAGVPADRIIFSGVGKTPAEMAFALDRGIMQLNVESVEELATLNEVAIGMDRRAPVALRVNPDVAADTHDKISTGRKHDKFGIDWNAAPAIYQQAAAMPGIEVVGIAVHIGSQITSLSPYRAAFARVVEMARSLREDGVAIRRIDFGGGLGITYRDEAPPRVADYVGVIAEAVRDLQCEVVVEPGRRIAGPAGVLLARVVRVKRTVDRTFIVLDAAMNDLVRPAMYDAWHPIVPVVAPEPDSPRETVDVVGPICESTDMFAAQRELPRLREGDLVAFGAAGAYGAAMSSEYNSRLLVPEVLACEAIWSVVRRRPTFDDMLSQDAIPDWVRAPFNG
- the argH gene encoding argininosuccinate lyase gives rise to the protein MSTEDGAANVMWGGRFAQGPADIMAAINVSIDVDRRLYEQDIAGSLAHCSMLVECGVIPAEDGAAISDGLTRVREELRAGQFSFRRELEDIHMNIEARLAELVGPAAGRLHTARSRNDQVATDFRLWVRDEIDAIDSALRALQAALLDQVERHADTVMPGFTHLQNAQPVTFGHHLLAYVEMLGRDRGRFVDCRRRLNECPLGAAALAGTSFPIDRHMTAATLGFDRPMANSIDAVSARDFAVEFLAAGAICAMHLSRLAEEIVIWCTDRFGFVSLSDAFTTGSSIMPQKRNPDAAELVRAKSGRLLGAMTGLLVVMKGLPLAYAKDMQEDKEPTFIAADALMLAIAATTGMVADLQARPDRMRAAANEGFITATDLADWLVRTLGLPFRRAHHVTGTIVKMAEDRGCALDALSLEDMRKVEPAITSAVFEVLGIDQSVASRTSFGGTSPERIREALVAARERFL
- a CDS encoding TlpA disulfide reductase family protein → MAAVAAIVLVFSRTASGPSGTPPLDGAVSGFSLAAEATAAPNVNFTDADGAQLSLRDFKGKVVLLNLWATWCAPCVKELPDLDRLQASLGGRDFQVVALSSDRNGAEKVPPFLKELRIANLRPFLDPDSVATRAFSPRGLPTTVLIDAAGREVGRLEGAAEWDSPEARDLIGFYIDGSG
- a CDS encoding cell division protein, translating into MVFLAALALAAVMLLGSSLHRWQADLSGTVTVQVPPLKESAHTDAAVAELVKFLRLTPGVEAAQALTQDRLAALLAPWLGETAEVGELPMPRLIDVRLRTGALVDLSAVGAKIADIAPGAVIDDHQVWLARLVRYARALETTGIVVLGLVSAVWVVTVLFVTLTRMSIHRTVIALLHLMGATDGYIARQFQRHALIFGLGGGFIGVLMAAVALLALDQAAADLATPILPVPRLSLGQWGALAALPIVTAVVAMLTARLTVLVQLKRMP
- a CDS encoding VOC family protein, with the translated sequence MTRPIRGLDHVIIGVHDLEGARADWMRLGFVTAPRGDHVGKATSNYCIMFPDTYLELLGILRPEMEDANGLGAALLTRGEGLQRLALGTSDADAARADLEAAGLHPQGPFDLSRPSDEPKGVVRFRNLMLPKSDTADLGMFLCGHKTPELMRTPDWVAHPNGACAFVGITALVRDPAVTAAELGRIFGAPAVGETAYGHRINTGNGVIRLTTFDAFSVAHPGASAPMDIELPVWYALTLAVTSTQTTADLLARNGVPFERVDEGLRVLPSSARGVLLEFTSA
- a CDS encoding aminopeptidase P family protein, giving the protein MALHAQAASARHSRLATLLREAGSAYDVAAALEMIAGLAASPETGTAGDDHCWISLIAPEPTPEVTAALRSLKREVAATMPTVRDPHAVEARLSSLRAELDRRGLDGFIVPRADQHQSEYVPLNAQRLLWLTGFTGSAGVAIVLRDKAAIFVDGRYTLQVSSQVPVALFEPHHITDSPPHDWLAAELLKGAIIGFDPWLHTEAEVARLGTACDRAGGTLQPCIDNPLDAVWTNRPPPPLAPVVPHALEYAGRTASEKRADIGGRLREQGCHAAVLSAPDSIAWLLNIRGGDVPHTPLALSFAVIRDDGSVELFIDRRKVCADTLSHLSNGVSVCPPDRFDLALHALGEASSRVLVDPAVTAQAIMESLTSAGATLLRGQDPCALPKARKNAIEIRGARAAHQRDSVAICRFLAWLARMAAGNVTEMQAEETLLAYRAEIPLFRDVSFPTISGSGPNGAIVHYRSTPETNRLLQNGDLYLVDSGAQFLDGTTDITRTVAIGTPSAEQREAFTRVLKGHIALATARFPQGTSGSQLDALARLHLWQAGMDFDHGTGHGIGSYLGVHEGPQRISKAPNTVALDPGMIVSNEPGYYRAGAWGIRTENLLLVTSCEALAGAERQMLSFETLTLAPIDRALIDTGLLTVAERDWIDAYHARVQKSVMGALDEADQTWLATATAPLP
- a CDS encoding ATP-binding cassette domain-containing protein; the protein is MPVVDLSGVRLRYGNGPEILRGTDLVLTRGSFHFLTGSSGAGKSSLLGLLYLTMHPTAGAVRLFGVDIGTEPRRRLPDVRRRIGVVFQDFRLLAHLSAFDNVALPLRIVGTREDQVRANVRELLAWVGLGDHLQALPSTLSGGQQQRLAIARAVIAQPDLLIADEPTGSVDDSSAYRLMRLFDELHKMGTTVLIATHNRALVQAFGHPELHLENGVLKLASMNEHG
- a CDS encoding response regulator, whose translation is MANIIIAEDEAGVREFVSRALAMDGHAVTVAEDGLEALDRLGQDRYDLLLTDIVMPGLDGIALALKAGSEWPDMRILLMSGYAAERQRAHNLDALVHRVISKPFSLADIRKAVQETLRKQDANGASRRPGLCASH